One genomic region from Conexibacter woesei Iso977N encodes:
- a CDS encoding SRPBCC family protein has translation MLRYEVPCDAPDAAWALLAQPGRWHEWAPHVRGAWGLGEPEVEIGRSGFVRLVGVVPVPAKIINKGTRSWTWRVGGAVTMDHVVTPDTLTITLSAPPPLERALGAAYGPVIRLMLRRLSRTATARPRPTRTGSPAG, from the coding sequence ATGCTCCGCTACGAGGTCCCGTGCGACGCGCCGGACGCAGCGTGGGCGCTGCTCGCGCAGCCGGGGCGGTGGCACGAGTGGGCGCCGCATGTCCGCGGCGCGTGGGGGCTGGGTGAGCCAGAGGTGGAGATCGGGCGCAGTGGGTTCGTCCGGCTGGTGGGCGTCGTGCCGGTCCCGGCCAAGATCATCAACAAGGGCACCCGCTCGTGGACGTGGCGCGTCGGCGGCGCCGTGACGATGGACCACGTCGTCACGCCGGACACCCTGACGATCACCCTCTCCGCACCGCCGCCGCTCGAGCGCGCCCTCGGCGCCGCCTACGGCCCGGTGATCCGCCTCATGCTGCGGCGGCTCAGTCGAACTGCGACGGCTCGGCCACGGCCCACTCGTACAGGAAGTCCTGCGGGCTGA
- a CDS encoding DsbA family protein yields MGGLEVTQHGGDGDEDAGAPPEPERAAFYFDFASPVAYLAAERVLATLPFAAEWIPIRAPRAWDDGFRCAAEREAAQEDVVRVAGARSLQAVRWPPEGFASETALRAATYAKSIGRVVAFSLAAFRQAYAGGADLSDTDMVLIAASACEMHPRAVLQALERAAVERELTAATALAVARGVTEVPTVWIPDGRLLEGDAALDSVTAP; encoded by the coding sequence ATGGGCGGCCTGGAGGTCACGCAGCACGGCGGCGACGGCGACGAGGACGCCGGCGCGCCGCCGGAGCCGGAGCGCGCGGCCTTCTACTTCGACTTCGCCTCGCCGGTCGCGTACCTCGCGGCCGAGCGCGTGCTCGCGACGCTGCCGTTCGCCGCGGAGTGGATCCCGATCCGCGCGCCGCGCGCTTGGGACGACGGCTTCCGCTGCGCCGCCGAGCGCGAGGCCGCGCAGGAGGATGTTGTCCGTGTTGCCGGCGCGCGCTCGCTGCAGGCGGTCCGCTGGCCGCCGGAGGGCTTCGCGAGCGAGACCGCGCTGCGCGCCGCGACGTACGCCAAGTCGATCGGGCGCGTCGTCGCGTTCTCGCTGGCCGCGTTCCGCCAGGCGTATGCCGGCGGGGCCGACCTGAGCGACACCGACATGGTGTTGATCGCGGCGAGCGCGTGCGAGATGCACCCGCGCGCCGTGCTGCAGGCGCTGGAGCGCGCGGCGGTCGAGCGGGAGCTGACGGCCGCGACCGCACTGGCGGTCGCGCGCGGTGTGACCGAGGTGCCGACCGTCTGGATCCCCGACGGCCGGCTGCTGGAGGGCGACGCCGCACTGGACTCCGTCACCGCGCCATGA
- the lpdA gene encoding dihydrolipoyl dehydrogenase, with the protein MSDTTFDVIVIGSGPGGYVAAVRSAQLGMKTAVIERDDVVGGRCLNYACIPAKAVLRSADILSEVRDAGEFGINLNGTEPTVDFGAIGERRRKVITTLTGGVSGLFTKNNIEVISGEASLTPDGGVKVGDTVYTANKGVVLATGSVRKPLPGLDYGANVIGTEEAWALNELPGTLAVIGAGASGTEIASAYQRLGTQVTLYEGLDRVLPTEDADISKAANRGFKKQGIEIKTNTFFDAADTGNYDYVVIAAGRGPDVAALGLDGIELTDAGLIKVDGAMRTSKPKVYAIGDLVPGPALAHKASDEGVIAVEDAAGLRTHPISYLDIPRATFCTPNVASFGLTEAQAKEQGYDVTVGKVQYGAVGAGTVYGDRTGVIKIVGDKKYGEMLGGHIVGTKATELIQELVNVKLLEGGYPEVARMIHGHPTLSEGVMEAARAADGWLIHG; encoded by the coding sequence ATGTCCGACACGACGTTCGATGTCATCGTCATCGGTTCGGGACCCGGCGGCTACGTCGCCGCCGTGCGGTCCGCGCAGCTCGGGATGAAGACGGCGGTGATCGAGCGCGACGACGTCGTCGGCGGCCGCTGCTTGAACTACGCCTGCATCCCGGCCAAGGCGGTCCTCCGCTCGGCCGACATCCTCTCCGAGGTCCGCGACGCGGGCGAGTTCGGGATCAACCTCAACGGCACCGAGCCGACCGTCGACTTCGGCGCGATCGGCGAGCGCCGCAGGAAGGTCATCACGACGCTGACCGGCGGCGTGTCGGGGCTGTTCACCAAGAACAACATCGAGGTCATCTCCGGCGAGGCGTCGCTGACGCCCGACGGCGGCGTCAAGGTCGGCGACACGGTCTACACGGCCAACAAGGGCGTCGTGCTCGCGACCGGCTCGGTCCGCAAGCCGCTGCCCGGCCTGGACTACGGCGCCAACGTCATCGGGACCGAGGAGGCGTGGGCGCTGAACGAGCTGCCCGGGACGCTCGCGGTCATCGGCGCGGGCGCGTCGGGCACGGAGATCGCCTCGGCCTACCAGCGCCTCGGCACGCAGGTCACGCTCTACGAGGGCCTCGACCGCGTGCTGCCGACCGAGGACGCCGACATCTCGAAGGCCGCCAACCGCGGCTTCAAGAAGCAGGGCATCGAGATCAAGACCAACACCTTCTTCGACGCCGCCGACACCGGCAACTACGACTACGTCGTGATCGCCGCGGGCCGTGGCCCGGACGTCGCGGCGCTCGGCCTCGACGGCATCGAGCTGACCGACGCCGGCCTGATCAAGGTCGACGGCGCGATGAGGACGAGCAAGCCCAAGGTGTACGCCATCGGCGACCTCGTGCCCGGCCCCGCGCTGGCGCACAAGGCGTCCGACGAGGGCGTCATCGCGGTCGAGGACGCCGCGGGCCTGAGGACGCACCCGATCTCCTACCTCGACATCCCGCGCGCCACGTTCTGCACGCCGAACGTCGCGAGCTTCGGCCTGACCGAGGCGCAGGCCAAGGAGCAGGGCTACGACGTCACGGTCGGCAAGGTCCAGTACGGCGCGGTCGGCGCGGGCACGGTCTACGGCGACCGCACCGGCGTCATCAAGATCGTCGGCGACAAGAAGTACGGCGAGATGCTCGGCGGCCACATCGTCGGGACCAAGGCCACCGAGTTGATCCAGGAGCTCGTCAACGTGAAGCTCCTGGAGGGCGGCTACCCCGAGGTCGCGAGGATGATCCACGGCCATCCGACGCTGTCGGAAGGCGTGATGGAGGCGGCGCGCGCCGCCGACGGCTGGCTCATCCACGGCTAG